Proteins encoded within one genomic window of Halocatena marina:
- a CDS encoding Lrp/AsnC family transcriptional regulator, with protein sequence MSTVEQLDRTDRAIINAFQGGFPVVEHPFEPAATALQNRSIDLTADELLSRIKTLDDEGVLTRFGALVNAEEIGGTATLVAMHAPEDRFDEITEQVNAHREVAHNYEREHPHLNMWFVVSVADSDRVEQVLDAIESETGQQTYNMPKQREFRVEAKFFLDGPINDGDIDCSGLGPGPDVTPSDRTTITPDERELVLTIQDGFPLTPTPYLDIAESIGQSREWVLETIARFDREGKIRRVGVIPNHYALGYTENGMTVWNVPDELVSEVGPAIASLGYVTHCYQRPRHEGVWPYNFFAMTHGRSESESQARIERVHERMGEFWDVGDADWDTLFSTQVLKKTGIRLDERMETNTQTP encoded by the coding sequence ATGAGCACGGTCGAACAGTTGGACCGAACAGATCGGGCGATCATCAACGCGTTTCAGGGTGGATTTCCGGTCGTCGAGCATCCGTTCGAGCCAGCAGCAACAGCACTTCAGAATCGATCGATTGATCTCACGGCTGATGAACTCCTCTCGCGGATCAAGACACTCGATGATGAGGGTGTACTCACGCGGTTTGGAGCGCTCGTCAACGCAGAAGAGATCGGTGGGACGGCCACACTCGTTGCGATGCACGCACCTGAGGATCGGTTCGACGAGATCACAGAGCAAGTAAACGCGCACCGAGAGGTGGCACACAACTACGAGCGAGAGCACCCACATCTGAACATGTGGTTCGTCGTGTCGGTGGCCGATTCCGACCGCGTCGAACAGGTGCTCGATGCCATCGAATCAGAGACCGGCCAGCAGACGTACAACATGCCGAAACAGCGCGAGTTCCGCGTTGAGGCGAAGTTCTTCCTCGACGGTCCGATTAATGACGGCGACATCGACTGTTCCGGACTGGGACCCGGCCCCGACGTGACACCGTCCGATCGGACGACGATCACGCCTGACGAACGCGAACTGGTACTCACAATTCAGGACGGCTTTCCACTCACTCCAACGCCGTATCTCGACATCGCTGAGAGCATTGGTCAGTCACGAGAGTGGGTGCTCGAAACGATCGCTCGGTTCGATCGTGAGGGAAAAATTCGACGCGTAGGCGTGATTCCGAATCACTACGCGCTCGGTTACACGGAAAACGGAATGACAGTCTGGAACGTTCCAGATGAGCTTGTCAGTGAGGTCGGACCAGCAATCGCCTCGCTCGGATATGTCACCCACTGCTATCAGCGTCCGCGCCACGAAGGCGTATGGCCGTACAATTTCTTTGCGATGACCCACGGACGCAGCGAGAGCGAGAGCCAAGCGCGCATCGAGCGTGTTCACGAACGAATGGGCGAGTTCTGGGACGTCGGCGACGCCGATTGGGACACGCTGTTCTCAACTCAGGTGTTGAAGAAAACAGGTATCCGACTCGACGAGCGGATGGAAACGAATACACAGACGCCGTGA
- a CDS encoding bifunctional precorrin-2 dehydrogenase/sirohydrochlorin ferrochelatase gives MIPLLHDFAGARVLVFGGGAVGARRSRTFAHEAEVFVISPTFADASFGTAERIRAAPTANDVGGWIDRIEPALVVATTDDEELNDAIAAAAQDRAVLVNRADRAGERDVGSVAVPAMVRADPIVVGIATGSPALSRVLRERIEQEIEGADELARITGALRATLQDSHPPEERRAAVRAVVRSERVWKALGEGSAKTDQVVREVITAELGDTE, from the coding sequence GTGATTCCACTGCTGCACGATTTCGCTGGTGCCCGCGTGCTCGTCTTTGGTGGAGGAGCCGTCGGTGCGCGCCGATCTCGGACGTTCGCCCACGAAGCCGAGGTGTTCGTCATCAGTCCCACGTTCGCTGACGCGTCGTTCGGAACGGCAGAGCGCATCCGTGCGGCGCCCACTGCCAACGACGTTGGTGGCTGGATCGACCGGATCGAACCGGCGCTCGTGGTCGCCACAACGGACGACGAGGAACTGAACGACGCTATCGCCGCCGCTGCCCAAGACCGCGCTGTGCTCGTGAACCGCGCAGATCGAGCGGGCGAACGGGACGTGGGAAGCGTTGCCGTCCCCGCTATGGTGCGTGCGGATCCAATCGTCGTCGGCATCGCTACTGGAAGCCCGGCGCTGAGTCGCGTTCTCCGAGAACGCATTGAGCAGGAGATCGAGGGAGCAGATGAACTAGCCCGGATCACAGGAGCACTCCGTGCAACGTTGCAAGACAGTCACCCACCCGAAGAACGACGGGCTGCCGTACGCGCAGTCGTCCGATCCGAACGCGTTTGGAAGGCTTTAGGTGAAGGCAGTGCAAAAACGGATCAAGTAGTGAGAGAAGTCATTACTGCTGAATTGGGTGATACGGAATGA
- the hemA gene encoding glutamyl-tRNA reductase — protein MTVGYGIISGFSVAHGHADLDTIELACTTRDTSVVESLLEHASVTEAVCLQTCNRSEAYVVTESPKDGHDALSSVVRDVPSDAVRELGHEESLRHLMRVSCGLESIVLGEDQILGQLREAYLSARSMDAIGPMLEEALTKALHVGERARTETEINEGVVSLGSAAVRLAARDIDLDDASALVVGAGEMGTIAASSLAAEADQLVIANRTIPHAEHIAGTIDGAEAIGLEALPSALAESDVVVSATGSDSTVIDSSMLEEASTTLLIDIAQPRDIASDVDSIPSITRHDLASLESITDETTANRRAAAEEVEAMIDEETERLLTQYKRKRADEVIAVMYEAAESVKQRELSTAFSQLEATGELSPEQQEIVGSLADAIVGQLLSAPTKSLRDAAERDDWSTINTALQLFNPRFDERDQTQSQSQFPSLSRPQRAHSQESGTQKQELVDQQGDD, from the coding sequence ATGACGGTCGGATATGGCATCATCAGTGGGTTTAGCGTAGCTCACGGTCACGCAGACCTCGATACGATCGAACTTGCCTGTACGACACGTGATACGTCCGTCGTCGAGTCGCTTCTCGAACACGCGTCTGTCACCGAAGCCGTTTGCCTCCAAACGTGCAACCGCTCGGAGGCGTACGTCGTTACTGAATCGCCCAAAGACGGGCACGATGCACTCTCATCAGTCGTGCGTGATGTTCCATCTGATGCTGTCCGCGAACTCGGGCACGAAGAATCGCTTCGGCATCTCATGCGCGTCTCTTGCGGGCTCGAATCGATCGTGCTCGGCGAGGATCAGATCCTCGGACAGCTCCGCGAAGCGTATCTGAGCGCTCGATCGATGGACGCTATCGGACCGATGCTCGAAGAAGCGCTTACGAAGGCGCTTCACGTCGGTGAACGGGCCAGAACTGAGACAGAGATCAACGAAGGCGTCGTATCGCTGGGAAGCGCCGCGGTCCGACTCGCCGCACGCGATATCGATCTCGACGACGCTTCGGCACTCGTCGTCGGTGCGGGCGAAATGGGAACGATCGCCGCCAGTTCGTTGGCAGCCGAGGCCGACCAACTCGTCATCGCAAACCGGACCATTCCACACGCAGAACACATCGCAGGAACGATCGATGGCGCTGAGGCCATCGGACTCGAGGCATTGCCGTCGGCGCTTGCCGAAAGCGATGTTGTTGTGAGCGCAACAGGGAGCGATTCGACGGTTATCGACAGTTCGATGCTCGAAGAAGCTAGCACAACGCTCCTCATCGATATCGCCCAGCCGCGCGATATCGCTTCTGATGTAGATTCTATTCCGAGCATTACCCGCCACGATCTCGCTTCCCTCGAATCGATCACTGACGAGACGACCGCCAATCGGCGCGCTGCTGCCGAAGAGGTTGAGGCGATGATCGACGAGGAAACCGAACGGCTCCTCACCCAATATAAGAGAAAGCGTGCTGACGAGGTCATCGCTGTCATGTACGAGGCTGCAGAAAGTGTGAAACAACGAGAACTGTCGACTGCTTTCTCGCAACTTGAAGCGACCGGCGAACTCTCCCCTGAACAACAGGAAATCGTTGGATCACTTGCTGACGCGATCGTTGGTCAACTACTCTCTGCCCCAACGAAGAGCCTCCGCGATGCCGCAGAACGAGACGACTGGTCTACAATCAATACTGCACTACAACTGTTCAATCCCAGATTCGACGAACGTGACCAGACGCAATCTCAGTCCCAGTTCCCGTCGCTATCACGACCGCAGCGCGCACACAGTCAGGAGTCTGGGACACAGAAGCAAGAACTAGTAGACCAGCAGGGCGACGACTGA
- the gcvH gene encoding glycine cleavage system protein GcvH, translating into MSFDTPDDLRYLETHEWARIDTDDETARIGISEFAQDELGDIVFVEVPDTGETLTQQKEFGVVESIKAVSDLYAPLSGTVSAVNEELFDAPELVNDDPYGDGWMLELEDIDTDNIETLLTAKEYEEQIE; encoded by the coding sequence ATGAGCTTCGACACTCCAGACGATCTCCGATACCTAGAAACGCACGAATGGGCACGTATCGACACCGACGACGAAACTGCACGTATCGGTATCTCAGAGTTCGCACAGGATGAGCTCGGGGATATCGTATTCGTCGAGGTTCCCGACACGGGAGAAACACTGACACAACAGAAAGAATTCGGTGTTGTCGAATCCATCAAGGCCGTCTCGGATCTGTACGCCCCGCTTTCGGGAACAGTCAGCGCGGTGAACGAGGAACTGTTCGATGCACCCGAACTCGTCAACGACGATCCGTACGGTGATGGGTGGATGCTCGAACTCGAAGACATCGACACCGACAATATCGAAACGCTGCTCACGGCCAAAGAGTACGAAGAACAGATCGAGTAG